A genomic stretch from Telmatocola sphagniphila includes:
- a CDS encoding efflux RND transporter permease subunit produces MISRFFIDRPIFATVLSIFITLTGTIALLFLPIAQYPRITPPGVSVSISYPGASAEEVADAVGAPIEQLVNGVPGMLYMSSQSGNDGSYSLTVTFDIGTDLKTALVMVQNRVTLAMPLLPTAVQNQGITIRKRTPDMLMIVNFISPDGRYDDKYLSNFATIYAKDELLRVDGVSDINIQGQRDYSMRIWLDPQKLASRNMTAIDVAQSLMTQNIDAPAGRIGQPPIDPGQSFQLPLDTIGRLNEIEQFENIVIKIGGSPPILSPMGKLISDIPAVPVVSSIVSSLTPNKNLNTSPANIPLLSGLTAPNPSDNLNASTITLPSSTPIPSTPVSPLTVAAPATTTTNTDTGTLTTTNSNSMTGSEATGGGVGALGLSSGSSTASMPSPSASIVRLKDVARVELGAQNYNTICSFDGRPSVGLGLYQLPGTNALEVAQRVRKRMEELRVNFPDGIDYKIGYDTTTFVADSVNDVIKTLLEALGLVAIVVLIFLQSWRASIIPLLAVPVSIIGTFSMMAALGYSLNNISLFGLVLAIGIVVDDAIVVVENVERWMDLGLSSLEATKKAMDEVTGPIIAVALVLCAVFVPCAFIPGMTGQFFRQFAVTIAVSTLFSTINSLTFSPAIAAILLRPRHAKLDPLAWVMKYTLGWFFWIFNKIFNFGTNSYAWTVGILMRVNLLVILVYIGLLILTVRIFQITPKGFIPQQDQGRLIVNLQLPDSASLERTSAAVALVEKIARETPGVAHTVTNAGMSFLLQANSPNFASMFVVLDPFEKRQKPELRDTAIMTKLRARWAEEVKDGTVTVFGAAPVPGLGVAGGFKFLIQDRAGSGVEVLQEQLDEFVRKIKKVPGMKSATSQFRSKTPQVYLDVDRSKAASLGISFDDINQTLSIYLGSVYVNSYNDFGRHWQVTLQAEGKFRSQMEDISLFQIRNSSGQMVPLSTLVHAQEIGGPISVTRYNLYTAAAVNGNVEVGSDGQAIAAINQLAQDTLPLTMKIEWTELMFMQIRAGSTAIYVFILAVISVFLALSALYESWSLPLAVILVVPLCLLCSVEGVRIAEKDVNIFVQIGLVVLVGLACKNAILIVEFAKQMYDAGHSRYDSTKEASRLRLRPILMTSFAFIFGVMPLLVASGAGAEMRRSLGTAVFSGMLGVTVFGIFMTPVFFYVIQGLSDSRFFSSTRARAITRYLSVGAVGAFGGFAVSGLGRGTILIDCSIGAALGMLLVRLVRGLSVTQILPKNNYEHLPKAAEEK; encoded by the coding sequence ATGATCTCTCGCTTTTTTATCGATCGTCCCATCTTCGCGACGGTCCTCTCGATCTTCATCACGTTAACGGGAACGATTGCGCTACTGTTTTTGCCGATCGCTCAATATCCGCGCATTACTCCGCCCGGCGTCTCCGTCTCCATCAGCTACCCCGGCGCCAGTGCCGAGGAGGTCGCGGATGCGGTGGGGGCACCTATCGAACAGCTCGTCAACGGCGTGCCAGGCATGCTCTATATGTCCTCCCAATCGGGCAACGATGGGAGCTACAGCCTGACGGTTACCTTCGATATCGGTACCGATCTTAAGACCGCGCTGGTGATGGTGCAGAATCGCGTGACTCTGGCAATGCCGCTGTTACCAACGGCCGTGCAGAACCAGGGCATCACCATTCGAAAACGAACTCCCGACATGCTGATGATTGTAAACTTCATCTCTCCCGACGGGCGGTATGATGATAAGTATCTCAGCAATTTTGCGACTATTTACGCCAAGGACGAGCTGCTAAGAGTCGATGGCGTTTCCGATATCAACATTCAAGGCCAGCGCGATTACAGCATGCGGATCTGGCTCGATCCACAGAAGCTCGCTTCTAGAAATATGACTGCGATCGATGTCGCGCAATCTCTGATGACTCAGAATATTGATGCACCGGCGGGACGAATCGGACAACCGCCGATTGATCCGGGTCAGTCGTTTCAACTTCCGCTCGACACGATCGGCCGTCTGAATGAAATCGAACAATTTGAGAACATCGTTATCAAGATTGGGGGCAGTCCCCCCATACTTTCTCCGATGGGAAAACTGATCTCGGATATCCCGGCCGTTCCGGTTGTGAGTTCGATTGTCAGTAGTCTCACGCCAAACAAGAATCTGAACACCTCACCCGCCAACATACCCCTTCTGTCTGGCCTGACAGCGCCCAATCCCAGCGATAACTTAAACGCTTCCACGATCACGTTGCCCTCGAGTACTCCCATACCTTCTACTCCCGTGAGTCCTCTCACGGTTGCTGCGCCGGCCACCACTACGACGAATACAGATACAGGCACACTCACTACCACGAATAGTAATTCGATGACCGGAAGTGAGGCTACGGGGGGTGGGGTCGGTGCACTCGGCTTGTCCAGCGGCAGCTCGACCGCTTCCATGCCTTCACCTTCTGCCAGCATCGTGCGACTCAAAGATGTGGCTCGCGTCGAACTGGGAGCTCAGAATTACAACACGATCTGTTCTTTCGATGGCCGCCCCTCCGTCGGTTTGGGACTCTATCAACTCCCCGGAACCAATGCCCTGGAAGTTGCCCAGAGAGTTCGCAAACGCATGGAAGAACTCCGAGTTAACTTTCCGGATGGTATCGATTACAAAATTGGTTACGACACAACGACATTCGTAGCGGATTCTGTTAACGATGTGATCAAGACGCTCCTTGAAGCTCTCGGCTTAGTGGCGATCGTCGTTCTCATTTTTCTTCAAAGCTGGCGGGCTTCGATCATTCCGCTACTGGCTGTGCCGGTTTCGATAATCGGCACGTTCTCAATGATGGCGGCCCTAGGCTATAGCCTGAATAATATTTCGCTCTTCGGCTTGGTTCTGGCAATTGGGATTGTCGTCGACGATGCAATTGTGGTTGTCGAAAACGTGGAGCGCTGGATGGATCTGGGTCTCAGCTCACTCGAGGCCACCAAAAAGGCCATGGATGAAGTGACTGGGCCGATCATCGCTGTAGCCTTAGTGCTCTGTGCCGTGTTCGTTCCCTGTGCATTCATTCCGGGAATGACCGGCCAGTTTTTCCGACAGTTTGCGGTTACGATTGCAGTTTCGACGCTCTTCTCCACGATTAATTCGCTCACTTTCAGTCCCGCCATCGCCGCAATTCTTCTCAGGCCCCGTCACGCAAAGTTAGATCCCCTGGCATGGGTGATGAAATATACCCTGGGCTGGTTCTTCTGGATCTTCAACAAAATATTCAATTTCGGAACGAATAGTTATGCTTGGACCGTCGGAATTTTGATGCGGGTCAATCTTCTGGTGATTCTCGTTTACATCGGTCTTCTCATTCTGACGGTTCGAATTTTTCAGATTACCCCCAAAGGATTTATCCCGCAGCAGGACCAGGGACGTCTGATTGTAAACCTGCAATTGCCGGACTCGGCCTCTCTCGAACGAACTTCGGCCGCAGTCGCACTCGTCGAAAAGATTGCCAGAGAAACTCCTGGAGTGGCGCACACCGTTACCAACGCGGGAATGTCATTTTTATTGCAAGCGAATAGTCCCAACTTTGCCTCCATGTTCGTTGTGCTCGATCCTTTTGAAAAACGTCAGAAGCCTGAGCTTCGCGACACCGCGATAATGACGAAACTTCGCGCACGTTGGGCAGAAGAAGTCAAAGATGGCACTGTGACAGTTTTTGGAGCCGCACCCGTTCCGGGATTGGGAGTTGCCGGAGGTTTCAAATTCCTGATTCAGGACCGGGCTGGTTCAGGTGTGGAGGTGCTTCAAGAACAGTTGGATGAATTCGTCCGCAAGATCAAAAAAGTTCCCGGGATGAAGAGTGCGACATCGCAGTTTCGTTCGAAAACCCCTCAGGTTTATTTGGATGTCGATCGTTCCAAGGCCGCCTCTCTGGGGATCTCGTTTGACGACATAAATCAGACACTGAGCATCTATTTGGGTTCAGTTTACGTTAACAGCTACAACGACTTCGGTCGCCACTGGCAGGTTACCCTTCAGGCAGAAGGGAAATTCCGCAGTCAGATGGAAGATATCTCTCTTTTCCAGATCAGAAATAGCAGCGGGCAGATGGTTCCCCTGAGCACTCTCGTTCATGCCCAAGAGATTGGCGGACCAATATCAGTTACCCGTTACAATCTGTACACGGCGGCCGCTGTAAATGGCAATGTGGAAGTGGGGAGCGATGGTCAAGCTATAGCGGCTATCAATCAACTCGCACAGGACACGTTACCCTTAACGATGAAAATCGAATGGACCGAATTGATGTTCATGCAAATTCGGGCCGGCAGTACGGCGATTTACGTGTTCATACTTGCTGTGATCAGCGTCTTCTTGGCTCTTTCAGCTCTGTATGAAAGCTGGTCGTTGCCGCTGGCGGTTATCCTGGTGGTTCCACTTTGTTTGCTCTGTTCGGTCGAAGGGGTTCGAATCGCCGAGAAAGACGTCAATATTTTCGTACAGATCGGCCTAGTTGTGCTTGTGGGATTGGCTTGCAAAAATGCGATTTTGATCGTCGAATTCGCCAAGCAAATGTATGACGCGGGGCATTCCCGATACGATTCCACGAAAGAGGCCTCGCGTCTTCGCCTCCGACCGATTCTGATGACTTCCTTCGCTTTTATTTTCGGCGTGATGCCACTTTTGGTCGCGTCCGGTGCCGGAGCGGAAATGCGTCGGTCCCTCGGGACTGCCGTGTTCAGCGGGATGCTGGGAGTGACTGTCTTCGGAATCTTTATGACTCCGGTCTTTTTCTATGTGATTCAGGGACTAAGCGATTCTCGATTTTTCTCCTCGACTCGAGCGCGAGCAATTACTCGTTATCTTTCTGTCGGCGCTGTCGGCGCGTTCGGGGGATTTGCCGTTTCCGGTCTGGGGCGTGGCACGATACTGATCGATTGCTCGATCGGAGCGGCGCTGGGCATGCTGCTCGTTCGCCTGGTTCGTGGTCTTTCGGTGACTCAAATTTTGCCCAAAAATAATTATGAACATCTGCCGAAAGCGGCTGAGGAGAAATAG
- a CDS encoding efflux RND transporter permease subunit has protein sequence MLARFFVDRPIFATVISVIITLAGAVAVFSLPVAQYPDVTPPTVQVIASYPGANATTVRDTVAAPIEEQVSGVEGMMYMSSRATNDGSYTLTITFKLGMDSDMAQVLVQNRVSLALPVIPALVQNEGITVKKMSPNTLMIVNLVSPNGRYDDLFLSNYATIDVRDELGRLPGVAGVAYLGQRDYSLRAWLDPDKMAALNMSAMDVVTAIAQQNMQVAAGQIGQRPAPIGQQFQLTVNTQGRLVEPEQFANIILKGSQDTTGSGTGSGTGGNTTTTTDDTPQSTSIVRLRDVARVERGAQQYDQSCTLDGKPSVALSIYQLPGSNALETARGVYAKMRELKNRFPDGLDYKIVYDTTPFIQESVDEVFSTLRDAVILVAIVVLLFLQDWRAMILPMIDVPVSLIGTFAIMSLMSFTLNNLTLFGLVLAIGIVVDDAIVVLENIERQMATGLDARTATIKAMEEITGPVLAITLVLSSVFIPCCFLGGITGQFFRQFAVTIAVSTIISAINALTMTPSRAVLIFKSDETKGGHYHHRREALPWWIFAVVFGIVTFHYAPEFLAGKYGFPPLPAQTAEKEIQTQDWMSWSKDFLRYGMPGVLLGIVFGWFLIKPINFTLGWFFRKFNIVFDWVTRVYGSIVGFTLKLSVIVLLAYSGLLFMTYIEFVRTPTGFIPDQDKGYLILNVQLPDSASVERTEEVMRQIEETARQMPGVKHTVGISGQSFILNANAPNLGSMYVMLQAFEKRRTPELSAEGIAKAIQEKCREVTGEAIVTVFGAPPVDGLGTTGGFNLVLETRGSVGLEQLEQVCDRIVARGNATPELRGLFSSSGINTPWLYLDIDRDKCRVLGVQVSDIFNTLQVYLGSYYVNNFNEFGRTWQVNVQADPRYRSRVTDIMQLQVRNMQGQMVRMGTVMQARDTSGPVMVMRYNLYSAASVTGKAAPGVGSAQAIELMQRIAKEEMTQSMTMEWTELAYLQNQAGNSAMYFFVLAVVFVFLVLAAQYESWKLPLAVIMVVPMCLLCSIVGVQLGGIEVSIFTQIGFVVLVGLACKNAILIVEFAKQQQEAGADRRTATLEASRLRLRPIVMTSFAFIFGVVPLVFAHGAGAEMRHSLGLAVFSGMLGVTCFGIFLTPVFYYVIQWFGQEHSKPTSLEYPAASPKPSNGSEPNDPTTH, from the coding sequence GTGCTAGCACGGTTTTTCGTAGATAGACCGATTTTTGCCACAGTGATCTCGGTGATTATCACCTTGGCTGGTGCCGTCGCCGTTTTCTCTCTTCCCGTGGCTCAATATCCCGATGTGACGCCTCCTACTGTCCAGGTGATTGCCTCCTATCCCGGGGCCAATGCCACCACAGTTCGCGATACCGTAGCGGCTCCCATTGAGGAACAGGTTAGCGGCGTCGAAGGCATGATGTACATGTCCTCGCGAGCCACCAACGACGGTTCATATACTCTCACGATCACATTCAAGCTGGGCATGGATTCCGATATGGCCCAGGTTCTCGTCCAGAACCGCGTTTCACTCGCGTTGCCGGTGATTCCGGCACTGGTGCAAAACGAGGGTATCACCGTCAAAAAGATGTCGCCCAATACCCTCATGATCGTAAATCTGGTGTCCCCCAATGGGCGGTACGACGATTTGTTTTTAAGTAACTATGCCACCATTGATGTACGCGACGAATTGGGCCGACTGCCCGGCGTGGCCGGCGTCGCATACCTGGGCCAGCGGGACTACAGTCTCCGAGCATGGCTCGATCCCGACAAAATGGCGGCACTGAATATGAGTGCCATGGATGTGGTGACTGCCATCGCCCAGCAAAATATGCAGGTGGCCGCCGGACAGATTGGTCAGCGTCCCGCTCCGATTGGCCAACAATTTCAACTCACGGTCAATACTCAAGGACGCTTGGTCGAACCCGAGCAATTTGCGAACATTATTCTCAAAGGCAGTCAGGATACCACGGGAAGCGGTACAGGAAGTGGCACCGGCGGTAATACGACAACGACAACGGATGATACGCCGCAATCCACTAGCATCGTACGCTTGCGCGATGTGGCGCGGGTGGAACGTGGGGCCCAACAGTACGATCAGTCCTGCACTTTGGACGGGAAACCCTCGGTGGCGCTGTCGATCTATCAACTGCCAGGTTCGAATGCCCTCGAGACCGCGCGAGGCGTTTACGCCAAAATGAGAGAATTGAAAAACCGATTCCCCGACGGCCTGGACTACAAAATTGTTTACGATACCACGCCTTTCATCCAGGAATCGGTCGACGAGGTTTTCTCGACTCTGCGGGATGCAGTGATTCTGGTGGCCATTGTCGTGCTGTTATTTTTGCAGGATTGGCGGGCGATGATTCTGCCCATGATCGACGTTCCTGTCTCGCTGATCGGAACTTTTGCCATTATGTCTTTGATGAGTTTCACGCTGAATAATCTTACACTCTTTGGCTTGGTTCTGGCGATCGGGATTGTCGTCGATGACGCGATTGTGGTGCTTGAAAACATCGAACGTCAGATGGCGACCGGACTGGACGCTCGGACGGCGACAATCAAAGCCATGGAAGAAATCACCGGGCCGGTGCTCGCGATCACTTTGGTACTCAGTTCGGTATTTATTCCCTGTTGTTTCCTCGGGGGTATCACCGGTCAATTTTTCCGCCAGTTCGCCGTGACGATTGCCGTTTCCACCATCATCTCCGCGATTAATGCTCTGACCATGACTCCCTCCCGAGCGGTCTTAATTTTTAAATCGGACGAGACAAAAGGGGGCCATTATCATCATCGCAGAGAAGCGTTGCCCTGGTGGATCTTTGCCGTTGTTTTCGGCATTGTGACATTCCACTATGCTCCGGAATTTCTAGCAGGAAAGTATGGCTTCCCCCCATTACCCGCTCAAACGGCTGAGAAGGAGATTCAAACGCAGGATTGGATGAGCTGGTCGAAAGATTTTCTTCGTTATGGAATGCCCGGTGTGCTGTTAGGCATCGTATTTGGGTGGTTTCTTATAAAACCGATCAATTTCACACTCGGATGGTTTTTCCGCAAATTTAATATCGTCTTCGATTGGGTCACGCGCGTTTACGGAAGCATCGTAGGATTCACCTTGAAACTGAGCGTGATCGTACTGCTGGCCTATTCCGGGCTGTTGTTTATGACGTATATCGAATTCGTTCGTACTCCGACGGGGTTCATCCCCGATCAGGATAAGGGCTACCTAATCCTTAATGTGCAGTTGCCCGATTCCGCCTCCGTTGAACGCACCGAAGAGGTCATGCGTCAAATCGAAGAGACTGCACGTCAGATGCCGGGTGTGAAACATACTGTCGGTATTTCCGGTCAGTCATTTATCCTGAATGCGAATGCTCCCAATTTGGGATCCATGTACGTGATGCTGCAGGCTTTTGAGAAGCGTCGTACGCCCGAACTATCTGCCGAAGGCATCGCCAAAGCCATTCAGGAAAAATGTCGCGAAGTGACGGGCGAGGCCATCGTGACAGTTTTTGGCGCCCCCCCGGTCGATGGTCTGGGCACAACTGGCGGTTTCAATCTGGTCCTCGAGACTCGTGGTTCCGTCGGCCTCGAACAGTTGGAACAAGTTTGTGACAGAATTGTTGCGAGAGGTAATGCCACACCCGAATTGCGTGGGCTATTCAGTAGTTCCGGGATCAATACGCCCTGGCTCTACCTCGATATCGACCGCGACAAATGTCGAGTTCTCGGCGTTCAGGTGAGCGATATTTTCAATACGCTCCAAGTCTATCTGGGTTCTTATTACGTTAACAATTTCAACGAGTTCGGTCGAACCTGGCAAGTCAATGTGCAGGCCGATCCGCGATACCGATCCCGCGTGACCGACATCATGCAATTGCAGGTCCGTAACATGCAGGGTCAAATGGTTCGCATGGGCACGGTGATGCAGGCTCGCGATACCAGCGGGCCGGTTATGGTGATGCGATATAACTTGTACTCCGCCGCCTCGGTCACCGGAAAGGCGGCTCCTGGTGTCGGTTCGGCCCAGGCGATTGAGCTGATGCAACGGATTGCCAAAGAAGAGATGACTCAGTCGATGACCATGGAATGGACCGAACTCGCCTATCTGCAAAATCAGGCAGGCAATTCAGCCATGTACTTCTTCGTGCTGGCGGTGGTGTTTGTCTTTCTGGTCTTAGCGGCGCAGTACGAAAGCTGGAAACTTCCATTAGCCGTGATCATGGTTGTACCCATGTGCCTGCTCTGTTCCATCGTGGGCGTTCAACTGGGTGGCATTGAAGTGAGCATCTTCACACAGATCGGCTTCGTCGTCTTGGTAGGGCTGGCCTGTAAAAACGCAATTTTGATTGTGGAATTCGCGAAACAGCAGCAGGAAGCTGGAGCAGATCGGCGAACGGCGACGCTCGAAGCTTCCCGCCTGCGACTCCGACCCATCGTAATGACCTCCTTTGCATTTATCTTTGGAGTAGTGCCGCTGGTCTTTGCTCATGGAGCGGGTGCGGAGATGCGTCACTCCCTTGGCTTGGCGGTTTTCAGTGGCATGCTAGGAGTCACTTGCTTCGGAATTTTCTTGACTCCTGTTTTCTACTACGTCATCCAATGGTTCGGTCAAGAACACAGTAAGCCGACATCACTGGAGTATCCTGCGGCAAGCCCCAAGCCCTCTAACGGTTCTGAACCGAACGATCCGACGACACATTAA
- a CDS encoding ATP-binding protein, with the protein MAFKHQMILKVTMPSILIAMTLLATSFIGIRSMNRLQERRDSIISEHVARLQLAQDLETHMRRIRLHSLLYIMEPIPERRDKLMNDQAAFEKALSALRETVVSPTEQDLIAGIDKGYQEYLVDLKQSVSSPPTFAISEFMKWADSHPIKHIVNLCEEVLNENRASMKQTTEETREKTTRTRSWMVVLGVVGACGGLIGGFGVAWGLSRVITRLKVRLQDVHAHLDQEVASLRFTAESGDLKNMELQVGKIYDRVRIIVDQLQRQERDSIRAEQLAAVGQLAAGIAHEVRNPLTSIKLLVGAALSQKNSGGLSETDLKVIHEEVVRVEKKVQALLDFARPQNMDVRPTDLVELIYQFTGLIKSRLQQQKVDLELDLPDSPVMCKIDSDQFKGLLVNLSLNALDVMPSGGEIKIQLRTEADGSLELDMCDTGPGIDPLVIDRLFTPFVSNKPTGTGLGLSISRQIVQNHGGTLTAFNQPEGGACFRIHLPKAFAGALKHADTSSRR; encoded by the coding sequence GTGGCATTCAAGCATCAGATGATCCTGAAAGTAACGATGCCATCGATTCTGATCGCGATGACTTTGCTCGCCACGAGTTTCATCGGCATTCGTTCGATGAATCGTTTGCAGGAGCGCCGGGATTCGATCATTTCTGAACATGTGGCCCGACTGCAGTTGGCCCAGGATCTCGAGACGCACATGCGTCGCATCCGACTGCACAGTCTCCTATATATCATGGAGCCGATTCCCGAACGTCGGGATAAGCTCATGAACGATCAGGCCGCTTTCGAAAAAGCACTTTCAGCCTTGCGGGAGACGGTTGTCTCTCCCACGGAACAGGATCTGATTGCGGGAATCGATAAAGGATATCAGGAATATCTCGTCGACCTGAAGCAATCGGTTTCGTCACCTCCAACATTCGCCATTTCCGAATTTATGAAATGGGCGGATAGCCATCCCATCAAGCATATCGTGAATCTGTGCGAAGAGGTTTTGAACGAAAACCGCGCATCCATGAAACAGACGACGGAGGAGACTCGGGAAAAAACGACCCGCACTCGTTCCTGGATGGTTGTACTTGGTGTCGTCGGGGCTTGCGGCGGCTTGATCGGCGGATTTGGAGTGGCCTGGGGACTGAGCCGGGTGATTACTCGACTCAAGGTACGATTGCAGGATGTTCATGCGCACCTGGATCAGGAAGTGGCTTCGCTTCGCTTTACCGCGGAAAGCGGCGATCTCAAGAATATGGAATTGCAGGTCGGCAAAATTTACGACCGAGTTCGAATCATCGTGGATCAACTCCAGCGGCAGGAGCGAGACAGCATCCGGGCCGAGCAATTGGCTGCCGTAGGACAATTGGCTGCGGGAATTGCACATGAAGTCCGAAACCCATTAACGAGCATTAAGTTGCTGGTGGGAGCCGCTCTTTCACAGAAAAATTCCGGGGGATTATCGGAGACCGATTTGAAGGTGATCCATGAGGAAGTTGTGCGAGTGGAGAAGAAGGTTCAAGCCCTTCTCGATTTCGCCCGGCCGCAGAATATGGACGTGCGTCCAACGGATCTGGTAGAATTAATTTATCAATTCACGGGATTAATTAAGTCCCGACTGCAGCAACAAAAAGTGGATTTGGAACTCGATCTGCCCGATTCGCCAGTGATGTGCAAAATTGATTCCGATCAGTTTAAAGGCTTGCTGGTCAATCTCAGTTTGAATGCACTGGATGTCATGCCGAGCGGCGGAGAGATAAAAATCCAGCTTCGGACCGAAGCGGACGGAAGTCTAGAATTGGACATGTGCGATACCGGTCCCGGAATCGATCCGCTGGTTATTGATCGCCTCTTCACTCCCTTCGTCAGCAACAAGCCGACGGGAACGGGTTTAGGCTTGAGCATCTCCCGCCAAATCGTTCAGAATCATGGAGGAACCCTTACAGCTTTCAACCAGCCGGAGGGGGGAGCCTGTTTCCGAATTCATCTGCCCAAAGCCTTTGCCGGAGCATTAAAACATGCCGACACTTCTAGTCGTCGATGA
- a CDS encoding sigma-54-dependent transcriptional regulator produces MPTLLVVDDEPSVCYSFSRVFSDANTRIITAGTIAEGLKLHQAEQPEVVVLDLQLPDGSGLKAFEAIRALTPKQPVIFITAHGTTSTAIEAMKEGAFDYLIKPLDFDRVKEILRRAFEAAYLMRVPAVLPSLEPSEQIVGRTPAIQDMCKIIGRVASQDVNVLILGESGVGKELVARAIYHHSRRAGKPFLAINCAALPESLIESELFGHERGAFTGADRQRVGKFEQCHDGTIFLDEIGDMPLAAQAKVLRLLQEQAFERLGGRETIRTNVRLIAATNQDLEKRIAEGLFRADLYYRLRGVTIPVPALRERPDDIPELANHFLFQFNRELELNIQGFDPEVLAYFRQYRWPGNIREMQGVLREVMLRTTGPLVLMEHLPASIRSSNQSADQSSALSEGGNLNEMIDRLIQSPANKIHSQLIANVERILFKKVLQQTDGHIGQASEKLGLNRSTLRYKLRDLGLSIEKVIGEEVDSNII; encoded by the coding sequence ATGCCGACACTTCTAGTCGTCGATGATGAGCCGAGTGTTTGCTATTCCTTCAGCCGTGTATTCAGCGACGCCAACACTCGAATCATCACCGCAGGAACGATAGCCGAAGGATTGAAACTGCATCAGGCCGAGCAACCGGAGGTGGTTGTTCTGGATCTTCAACTTCCGGATGGCTCGGGTTTGAAAGCCTTTGAAGCGATCCGGGCGCTGACTCCCAAGCAACCGGTCATCTTCATCACGGCTCACGGTACGACGTCCACCGCCATTGAAGCCATGAAGGAAGGGGCTTTCGACTATCTCATCAAACCGCTCGATTTCGATCGCGTGAAAGAAATTCTTCGCCGGGCTTTCGAAGCGGCCTACCTGATGCGGGTCCCAGCAGTTCTTCCCAGTCTCGAACCTAGCGAGCAAATCGTAGGACGTACGCCGGCCATCCAGGATATGTGCAAAATCATAGGTCGAGTCGCCTCACAGGATGTGAATGTACTCATCCTCGGGGAGAGCGGGGTTGGTAAGGAACTGGTCGCGCGCGCCATTTACCATCACAGTCGAAGAGCCGGGAAGCCATTTCTCGCCATTAATTGTGCAGCACTTCCAGAATCGTTGATCGAAAGCGAACTTTTCGGACACGAGCGAGGGGCTTTCACCGGGGCGGATCGGCAACGTGTCGGCAAGTTCGAGCAATGCCATGATGGGACGATCTTTCTGGATGAAATCGGCGACATGCCACTAGCGGCCCAGGCGAAGGTCCTGCGATTATTGCAAGAGCAAGCTTTCGAGCGACTGGGCGGTCGAGAAACAATTCGCACTAACGTGCGATTGATCGCCGCCACGAATCAAGATTTGGAGAAGCGAATTGCGGAGGGGCTATTTCGAGCGGATTTGTACTATCGATTGCGAGGAGTAACCATCCCGGTCCCTGCGTTGCGAGAGCGTCCCGACGATATACCGGAGTTGGCAAATCACTTTCTATTCCAGTTCAATCGGGAACTCGAGCTGAATATTCAGGGGTTCGATCCGGAGGTGCTGGCGTATTTCCGGCAGTATCGCTGGCCGGGAAACATCCGGGAGATGCAAGGAGTCCTCCGCGAAGTGATGCTGAGAACGACTGGACCGCTCGTATTGATGGAACATTTACCAGCGTCCATTCGCTCCTCGAACCAATCGGCCGATCAATCCTCTGCGCTTTCCGAGGGAGGCAATCTCAATGAGATGATCGATCGATTGATCCAATCCCCGGCCAATAAAATCCATTCCCAGCTCATAGCGAACGTAGAAAGAATCCTCTTCAAAAAAGTTTTGCAGCAAACCGACGGGCATATCGGTCAAGCCAGTGAAAAACTCGGTCTGAACCGTTCCACTTTGAGGTATAAGTTGCGAGATCTGGGTTTGAGTATTGAAAAAGTGATTGGAGAAGAGGTGGATTCGAACATCATTTAG
- a CDS encoding DNA-binding transcriptional response regulator: MRSRILLALADPFLTAGYKAFLLAERHEVLIAGNALDCLDALRDRSPLVLVLDHDLLWGSGEGILSLMKEENEIPSIPVLILTSHPSELTEELLPFSDYAIMIKPLAPGVLVDVVRNLVDHARYEMGVSIR; encoded by the coding sequence ATGCGATCTCGCATCCTCCTTGCTCTGGCAGACCCTTTTCTGACAGCGGGTTACAAAGCGTTCCTGCTGGCGGAGCGTCACGAAGTCCTAATTGCTGGAAATGCCTTGGATTGTCTCGATGCGCTGCGTGATCGCAGTCCGTTGGTGTTGGTACTCGATCACGACTTGCTGTGGGGATCCGGGGAAGGAATTCTGTCCCTCATGAAAGAAGAGAATGAAATTCCTTCAATCCCCGTTCTCATTCTTACATCGCATCCTTCCGAGTTGACCGAGGAACTTCTGCCGTTTAGCGATTATGCGATTATGATCAAACCACTGGCTCCGGGTGTACTGGTCGATGTGGTGAGAAATCTGGTTGATCATGCTCGATACGAAATGGGTGTATCGATCCGTTGA